The DNA segment ACGCCTTCCAGCTAGGCAGATGCGAACGAAACGGCAACCTTCGGGGTTGCAGCAACCACGCGAGCAGCTAAATGACCCGGCGAATCGCCATTCTGGGTGGAGTCCCGCCGTGCGATTCCCGACTTATTCGCGATATCCCCGCTATCCACAGGCAAAGACTCGTTTTTTTCGCTTTGCGCGACTCGGAAAAGCGAGTCAGGTTCTAATTGTGATCGGGACAGAAGTCCCCGCCTCCCCGGAGGGCCGGAAACGGCAATAAGGGTCGGCAGGTGGCGGAAGGACCGATCTCCACCGGATGGCGATGAGGAGGAACTTCGGTTCCAATTCGGACCACCGGCAGAGGCGCCGGAAGAGCTGATCTTTCTGTCGCTGTTCGCGGCTCCTTCGGGAGCAAGCGACGCGAAGGGGTCAGCCCAAGAAGGGCCGCGGAGGGTCGCTGAACCTGCTTTCGGGCAGGACCACGATCGGAAGCGACGCCTGAGCTGGTGAGCCAGGATCGAAGAGCGGAGGGCCCTCGGGCCGTCAAGCTAGCGAACACCGGCAGATCCATGTCTCGGCGCAGATGGGGGCTGGCAGCAATGCCGGCCCCCATTTCTTTTGGCGCGCTCCCAGACTCAGTCCCGGTCGCCATCGATTGCAGGTCCGTTCCCCCTCAAGAAAAGGGGCGGCGGTGCTGGCAGCCCGTCGCCCCAAGGGCCCGCCGGGAACGATCAGACGGCGAGCACCATACCAACACAACGTTCGACCCGCGCGATTGCTGCGCGGCCTGGCCCGAAAAGCTTGCGATTTGGCGCTTCTGCGCGGCGCTGCGCGGCGCGGCCGCGATCCATCGTCCGGTTCCTGCCGATGACCAAAATCGGCCTCTGGCCTAGTGGTCGTCCGGCAGATAAGCCTGCTGCGACGGCAGGAGATAGGCATGGGCGGCGGGGCGGTTCGGGATAGAGCGGAAAGGGAAGCCGGCAAGGGGCCGGCGGCTAGGCGGTCGACCTGGCTGGTCCTGGCGGCCTTGATTGTCGGCCTGTTCCTGGGAACATTGTCGGCGCGTCTTGGCGACGGAATCCGTGAACCGCTGGTGACCACTGCGGCGATGGTCGGCGGGCTATGGCTCGACGCGCTGAAGATGACCGTCATCCCGCTGATCATCGCCCTCCTGATCACCGGTATCGTTTCCGGGGCCGATCATGCCCGCGCCGGCGGGATCGCCGGTCGCTCGATGTTGTGGTTCGTCGCCGTGCTGACCCTGAGCGCGCTGTTCGGACTGATCGCGACGCCGGCATTACTCGAAATCTTCCCACTCCCGACCGCTGCGGCAGAGGCGTTACGCGCCGGGCTTGCCAGCGTTGACAGCCAAGTCGCCGCTGCCTCGGTCCCGAGCCTGCGCGACTGGCTGAAGAGCTTGATTCCCACCAATCCCATCGCCGCCGCCGCCAACGACCAAGTCTTGGCGTTGGTGGTATTCACCGCAATTTTCGCCTTTGCAGTGACCCGCATCGAAACCGAAGGCCGGCAGGCGATCGGCCGCTTTTTCAAGGCGGTTCAGGACGCCATGCTGGTGGTCGTCGGCTGGGTCTTGTGGCTGGCGCCTGCCGGCGTGCTGGGGCTGGCATTCGCGGTTGGCGCGGGCGCCGGAGGGTCGGCGTTCGGAGCGGTGGTTCACTATGTGCTAATCGTCACGGCGATCGGCATCGCCGTCATGTTGGCAGCCTATGTCATCGCCGTCATCTTCGCCCGGTGGCGGCCGGGTGACTTTGCCCGGGCGATGATCCCGCCGCAGGCCGTCGCCATTTCGACCCAGTCGAGCCTCGCTTCACTGCCGGCGATGCTGCAGGCATCCCGGCGGCTCGGCCTTCCGCAGCGCAACGCCGACGTCAGCCTGCCGCTTGCGGTCGCGCTGTTTCGGGCGACTGGACCGGCGATGAACATCGCAGTGGCAATTTACGTCGCCCACTGGGTGGGCGTGGAACTGAGCGCCGGCAACCTCATCGCCGGTTTCGCGGTCGCGTCGGTCGCAAGCTATTGGGCGGTCAGCCTGCCCGGCGCCCTGTCCTTTGTCACGTCTATCGCGCCGATCGCGTTGGCGATGGGCGTGCCAATCGAGCCACTGGCGCTTCTGATCGCCGTCGAAGTCATCCCCGACATATTTCGCACGCTGGGCAATGTGACAATGGACGTCGCTGTGTCGGGCGCGGTCGCCAAGGGCGAGCGCGACTGACCGCCGTTCGTCGTCCCTGCAGGTATGTTCGTTACAGGGGCGCGGCGTTGGTCGACACTGGCCAAGGCCCGGTCGATGGCCGGGTGCATTGCCCGATCGTCCGGGCAAAAAGGAAGATGCGACGCGGGGAGGGGAGACCCCTGACATCCCGACCCTCTTACGCGTCGCAACCCTTCACAATCATGAAGGCGGCCAGGTCGCCGCAGGGTCAGCGGCCGGCGATCGCTCGCACTTGGTCGGCGTAGAGACGGCCGACCGGCTGTTCGTTGCCGTCAGCAAGACGTGCGATCCAGCGTCCCGAGGAGTTCCGGCTGAACCCGGCGATGAAGTCGCGCCGCACGATCGCCGAGCGGTGGAGCCGAACGAATAATTCCGGGCTCAGCCCTTCTTCGAGCGCGGTCATCGAATGATGGATCAGCCAACTGCGCTTACCGACATGGAGCCGCATATAGTCGCGCTCCGCCGTCACCCGGTCGATGTCGCATGCCGAAATCCGGACCAGTCCCGAAAGGTCGGAGGCCCAGAACTCCTCCAGCCAGGGCGAAGTGTCCGGTGCGGCCGTTGGTGGGGGCTGCTGGGCACGGCTATCGAGATAGGCGCGCGCGCGCTCGATCGAGCGGCCTAGCCGATCCGCATCGACCGGCTTCATCAGATAGTCGATCGCCGCCACGTCAAAGGCCGCGACCGCGAACTGGTCGAAGGCCGTGACGAAGACGACGGCCGGTGATTGCGCCTGCCGCGAAAGGGCGCGAGCAACCTCGATCCCGTCGAGGCCGGGCATGGCGATATCGAGCAGCACCAGGTCGGGCTGAAGCGCCTCGGCCATGCGCACAGCGCTTTCGCCGTCATGCGCGGTGCCAACCAGGTTCACGCCTTCAAGCCTGGCCAGCAGCATCTGCAATCGCTCGGCCGCGAGCGGCTCGTCGTCGGCGATCAGGATCTTGAGGAGCGTATCAGTCATCTTCCTCCAGGGGCATTGCGATCGAAACCTTGTACCCGCCAGGAATGGGACCAAAACGGCAATCGGCGCTAGTACCGAAATGCGCTTCGAGCCGCTGACAGACGTTGGACAGCCCAAGTCCGGTTCCCGCGTGAGCAGGCACCGCCTTCGAGCCGCTGCTTTTCCCGGCTTCGCGGTTGACGATATCGAGCTGCATCCGGCCACCGTCGAGCGGGCGTGCCTCGATCGAAAGCTCGATCCGCTTGGTCGTCGCCGACACGCCATATTTTATCGCATTTTCAACGATCGGCTGAAGGATCAGTGCGGGGACCCGCGCTTCGCGAAGCTCTGCAGGAATATCGATGTGGACGGTCAGCCGGTCCGGGAAGCGGACCTTCTCGATGTCGAGATAGAGGCGCTGGAGGGCGATTTCCTCGGCTAGGCTGACATCGGCCGACGGATCGATCGACAGGCTGGTACGGAAGAAGGTCGACAGCGCCATGAGCATTTCCTCGGCGCGGTCGGCGCGCCCGGACATAACCAGTGACGACAGGCTGTTGAGCGTATTGAATAGGAAGTGCGGATTGACCTGGTAACGGAGCGCCCGGACTTGCGCCGCATGGGCCGCGGTCTCGGCTTCGGCTAGCCGCAGCTCGGTGACGCGGGTGCGATGCTGCTGGGTCATGGCGATGAAAAAGGCGCACCAAGCGGCCAGGAGGAAATACCAGGTAACTGTGCCATCGGCGATCAGGCGCGGCATTTTCGATGCAATGATCTGGTGGACGGGCGGAAGGTTGACCTCCATTTCGGCGCCGTCCTGCTTGACGATGCGCACGTTGCTGCCGCGCTGGACGATGGCGATGCCTTCCTGCGTGGTGATCCGCGACGGCGGTCCCATCGGGTCGGGCTGCGTAGCCATCCGGAGGCTCGCGACGGACATGACCACCGCTGCAGGAAGCGCAGCTGTCGCCGCGACCAGTGCCATTCGCCGGATACTGCCTTCCCTCGCGAAAAAGCGGATCGCGGCATAAATCAGGAAGGTCAGGACCAGGCCGATCGCGGCATTGATCGCGCGATAGCCGATCGCCGACGCCGCTTCGGGGCCAAACAGGCCCCGCAACAGCACGGTGACGAGGTAGAAAGACCAAAAGCCGATGATCGACTGCGCGGCGAGCCGCCAGTCTGCAAACCGCCCTTGCGCGGAGAAAGGGGAAATCAATGCCATTGCCAGTCTCATTAGGGAGTGTTTGCCAGTTTTCACAATTGGCCGCTGGTCCATTGGCAGACCGCTGGACACCCCCGGTCGAACAATGTCGATGATTTTCGCTGGAACGTGCGGCGCAAGTGTCCGTTTTGGAAAGTGAAAAGCGAACTGGAGAGCGTGGCAGATGATCGACCGAAAAGACGAAAAGCCGACCTCGACGACCCTGTCGGACGACCCGAGCCGGGAGCTGGAACTCAAGGTGAAGAAGAATCCGCAGGACAGTGACGCCAAGGTAGACCTTGGCAGTGACGAATCGATGGATGCGTCCGATCCCAGCTCCGCGACGCAGCCATCGTCTTCCGAACCGGCGCCTTCTTCGGGTTTTCCCGATTGATTTTTCTGGGGATTATTTTCTCGGGTCCCCGAAAACCTTGGGACAACGTGCCCTGAAGAACACAGCCGCCGCAAAGTTGGCGGCTTGGTGAGAATTTCATGTTGCGGGCCGGACTCGCCTCTGATTCAATCATGAATGGGGGGTGGGATTACGGTTAAGCCATTGGAAACCCAATTGGCCGCATGATCCAACCCAGGGCAAAAGGAGTTGGATCATGACGACCAGGACGAGCCAGCCTGCCGGTGGTGCGCTGCTCATTTCGGAAATGAAGGAATTCGCTTCCTTCCCGAAAGCCACGCAGCGTTACATTCGCCGTTCGCTCGACGTCGCTTATGGTCGCTCCGACCCGACCGTCATCTGGGCTCGGGACGACGTCGAGGTCGCCGCGATCGCAGCGCAGGCGCGCTTCTACAAGCAGGTCGATCATCTGCGGATGCAGATTCCGGACGATAGCGGCCTCGACATGATCGAGCCGTTCCTCGGGATGCTGGTCACGCTCGCCGCCTTCGACCTCGGCCAGGACCGGCTGCAGAATTTCGCCTCGTTCCGCTTCCTCTATGAGCGGTTGCTGGGCGCGGGGGTTCGTCCCTGGCTGCCGGCGGCGTTTTGTGCTGCCGCGGCCTTGCCGCACCTTCACCCCGATCGCCGCCGCACGCTGCTTCAGTCGATCAGCGAGAATGCGGCGACTGCGCCGGGCTGGTCGACCCGCGAACCGGTGTTCTGGCCGGAATGGGTCGAGAAGGTCGACGTCGCCGCTGCCGCT comes from the Sphingomonas xanthus genome and includes:
- a CDS encoding sensor histidine kinase, with the translated sequence MALISPFSAQGRFADWRLAAQSIIGFWSFYLVTVLLRGLFGPEAASAIGYRAINAAIGLVLTFLIYAAIRFFAREGSIRRMALVAATAALPAAVVMSVASLRMATQPDPMGPPSRITTQEGIAIVQRGSNVRIVKQDGAEMEVNLPPVHQIIASKMPRLIADGTVTWYFLLAAWCAFFIAMTQQHRTRVTELRLAEAETAAHAAQVRALRYQVNPHFLFNTLNSLSSLVMSGRADRAEEMLMALSTFFRTSLSIDPSADVSLAEEIALQRLYLDIEKVRFPDRLTVHIDIPAELREARVPALILQPIVENAIKYGVSATTKRIELSIEARPLDGGRMQLDIVNREAGKSSGSKAVPAHAGTGLGLSNVCQRLEAHFGTSADCRFGPIPGGYKVSIAMPLEEDD
- a CDS encoding dicarboxylate/amino acid:cation symporter, whose translation is MGGGAVRDRAEREAGKGPAARRSTWLVLAALIVGLFLGTLSARLGDGIREPLVTTAAMVGGLWLDALKMTVIPLIIALLITGIVSGADHARAGGIAGRSMLWFVAVLTLSALFGLIATPALLEIFPLPTAAAEALRAGLASVDSQVAAASVPSLRDWLKSLIPTNPIAAAANDQVLALVVFTAIFAFAVTRIETEGRQAIGRFFKAVQDAMLVVVGWVLWLAPAGVLGLAFAVGAGAGGSAFGAVVHYVLIVTAIGIAVMLAAYVIAVIFARWRPGDFARAMIPPQAVAISTQSSLASLPAMLQASRRLGLPQRNADVSLPLAVALFRATGPAMNIAVAIYVAHWVGVELSAGNLIAGFAVASVASYWAVSLPGALSFVTSIAPIALAMGVPIEPLALLIAVEVIPDIFRTLGNVTMDVAVSGAVAKGERD
- a CDS encoding LytR/AlgR family response regulator transcription factor, whose translation is MTDTLLKILIADDEPLAAERLQMLLARLEGVNLVGTAHDGESAVRMAEALQPDLVLLDIAMPGLDGIEVARALSRQAQSPAVVFVTAFDQFAVAAFDVAAIDYLMKPVDADRLGRSIERARAYLDSRAQQPPPTAAPDTSPWLEEFWASDLSGLVRISACDIDRVTAERDYMRLHVGKRSWLIHHSMTALEEGLSPELFVRLHRSAIVRRDFIAGFSRNSSGRWIARLADGNEQPVGRLYADQVRAIAGR